The nucleotide window ATCGGCGCCACCACGGAAAACCCCTTCTTTGAGGTGGTGGGCCCGCTTCTCTCCCGCGCTCGCGTCTTCCGGCTCAACCCACTGGAGCCCGCCCATATCCGGCAGATCCTGGAGCGCGCCCTTAAAGACCGGGAGAGGGGCCTGGGCCGGCTCACCGTGCGCCTCTCGCCCGAGGCCCTGGAGTACCTGGCCCTGTCCGCCGAGGGGGATGCCCGTAGCGCGCTCAACGCCCTGGAGCTGGCCGTCGACTCGGCGGCAGCCGCGGGCGTGGCGGAGCAGGCCGTTGTCGTCGACCTCGAGGCAGCCCGCCAGGCCATGCAGCGGCGTTCGCCCCGCTACGATCGTACGGGCGACGAGCACTACGACACCATCTCGGCGTTCATCAAGTCGGTGAGGGGATCGGATCCCGACGCGGCGCTGTTCTGGCTCGCGAAAATGGTGCGCGCCGGGGAGGACCCCCGGTTCATCATGCGCCGGTTGCTGATCCTGGCGGCCGAGGACGTGGGGCTGGCCGACCCGCAGGCGATCGTGGTGACCGCGGCCTGCGCGCGGGCGCTGGAGTGGGTCGGGCTGCCCGAGGCTCAGTACCACCTGGCGCTGGCGACGCTCTACCTCGCGCTTGCCCCCAAGAGCAACTCGACGGGGGCTTACTTTTCGGCGCTGGCCGACCTGGAGGAGCACGGGCAGTTTTCGGTTCCGGATCACCTCAAGGACGCGAACCGGGACGCCGAGGCGGCAGGGCATGGGCAGGGCTACTTGTATCCCCACGATTTCCCGCAGCACTGGGTGCAACAACTCTATCTTCCCGAAGCGCTCAAAGGCCGCCGCTACTACCACCCCGGCGACCAGGGCGCCGAACCCCACCTGTTTGAGGGCTTGCTGAAACGGCAAAAGCCGAGCAAGGCCGGCCCGCCTCGCGCGCCCGACCAGGCGCGGTAAACCGCGCCATTCCGGGGATCTTCTTTTGACACGGTGAAAAGCTACGTGGTACTGTAGAGAGGTGCCTTTCGGGCGCCGAACAGGGGGTGTTTCCAGGGTGGTGGGCGAGGTGATTTACCTCGACAATGCGGCCAGCATGCCGATGTGCGAGCAGGCCCGGTCGGCCATGCTCGAGGTCATCGCCCGCGGCCTGGACGCCGCCAACCCGTCGAGCCCCCACCGCCCGGGGCAGAGCGTTCGAAGGCTCATTGACGAATCGAGGGAGACCGCCGCCGAGCTTCTCGGTGCATCGCCCGGCGAGATCCTGTTCACCTCGGGGGGCACGGAGTCCGCCAACCTGGGCCTGATCGGCGCGGCCCGCGCGATGCGCCGCGAGCAGGGCCGGCACGGCGTGGTGGTCAGCAGCATCGAGCACCATGCCGTCCTGGAGGCAGCGGCCCACCTGGAGGAAGAGGGCTTCGCGGTCGAGCGTGCCGCTTGCGACGGACGCGGGGTCGTGACGCCAGACGCCGTGGCATACGCCCTGGACCGGCTGGCCGCGAGGGGCGCGCGGCCCGCCGTGGTGGCGGTGATGCTGGCCAACAACGAGGTCGGCACCCTTCAGCCGGTTGCGCAGATCGCCGAGGTGGCGCGGCGGGCCGGAGCCCTCATGCTGACAGACGCCGTTCAGGGGCCGTTTTGCGAGGCCCTCGACGTGAGGCGCCTGGGCTGCCAGGTCATGGCGCTTTCGGCGCACAAGTTCGGCGGGCCCAAGGGGGCCGGCCTGCTTTACGTGGAGCGAGGCGTTCCGTTCGATCCCATCCTGTTCGGCGGGGGCCAGGAGCGCATGCTGCGCCCCGGCACGGAGAACGTGGCGGGCATCGCAGGCATGGCGGCGGCGCTTTCGTGGGCCAGGGAGAGCCGGGAGGCCATCGAGGCCCACAAGCGCGCGCTGGAAGAGCGCTTGCTCTCCCGGCTTTTCCGGGAGGTGGCCGGGCTCGAGGTGAACGGCGCCGGCGCTCCCCGGGTGCCCGGCCTGGTTAGCCTGTACGTACCGGGCGTGGAGGCCGAGACGCTCCTGGTGGAACTCGACATGAACGGGGTTGCCTGCTCGTACGGTGCGGCGTGCACGGCGGGGTCGCTCGTGCCTTCGCACGTGCTGCGGGCCATGGGCCTGCCCGAAGGGCGTGTCCGGAGCTCGATCCGGGTCAGCATCGGGCCGTTCAACACTCCCGACGAGATAAACGAGGCTTCGGAGCGCATCGCAGGCGCCGTGAGGCGGCTGCGCGAGGCCGGGGACAGAGCGGCGGCCGCCGGGGTGAACAAGCCGTGAGCGCCCGGCCCCGTGTGGTGGTGGCGATGAGCGGCGGGGTGGACAGCTCCGTGGCGGCGGCGCTCCTGGTGCGGGAGGGCTTCGACGTCATCGGCGTGACCCTGCAGATCTGGCCGGAGGGGATGAAGCCGCCGGGACGCCACGTGGGCTGCTGCTCCCTGGACGCAGTGACTGACGCGCGGCGTGTGGCCGACCGGCTGGGGATTGCCTACTACGTCTTCAACTTCCAGGACGTCTTCGCCGAAAGCGTCATCGGGCCGTTCACGCGGGCGTACCTCCAGGGCCGGACGCCCAACCCGTGCGTCTGGTGCAACGAGCGGGTGAAGTTTGGGGCGCTCGCGGACCGGGCGGTACAGCTCGGGGCGCAGGCGCTGGCCACGGGACACTATGCCCGGGTCGAGCAGGACCCGCAGAGCGGTCGCTACCTTTTGCTTCGGCCGAAAGACCGCCGCAAGGACCAGACGTACGCCCTTTGGCCGCTGACCCAGGCGCAACTCCAGCGTGTGCTGTTTCCGCTTGCGCCGTACACGAAGGAAGAGGTGCGCGAGCTTGCCAGGGCCCTGCGTTTGCCGGTGGCGTCCAAGCCCGAGAGCCAGGAGATCTGCTTCATCCCGGACGGCGACTACCGCCGCTACCTGCTCGAGAACGCTCCCGAGGCCAGGCAGCCGGGCGAGATCGTGGACACCTCCGGGCGCGTGCTCGGGGAGCACGACGGCGTGGCGTTTTTCACCGTGGGGCAGCGCAAGGGGCTGGGGCTTGCGGCCGGGAGGCCGCTGTACGTGGTCGACATCGATCCGGTGCGCCGGCGAGTGGTTGTGGGAGAGCGAACCGAGGCGGAGGCGTGGGGGCTGGAGGCCAGCGGGGTCAACTGGATTGCGGTGCCCGGGCTTTACGGCCCGATGCGGGTCGAGGCCCGCATCCGCCGGACGGCGGCGGACGCCGCGGCGATCATTGAGCCGGTGGACGCCCCGGATCCTAAAAGCCGGGTCCGGTGCCTGTTCGACAGCCCCCAGTGGGCCGTCACCCCGGGCCAGTCGGTGGTCTGGTACCGCGACGACGTGGTGGTGGGGGGCGCGATCATATCCAGGGCGCTCAAGGCGGTCGAGAGCGCCGCGCATACTACGCCTGTCGAAGCGTCGGCCTCGAAGTGAGCCGATGGGGAGGCGGGCGAAAAGTCACGGCCATGCGGCGTTTTGTGCGAGGACTGCTTTGGGGTGGCTTCTTGGGGGCGTTCCTGGCGCTGTACCTGAGCGGGTCGGGGCAGCGCCGCAGGAACGGAGAAAACGTACGGTTGCGCAGGCTGAGGCGGGCCGCGCTGGGGGAGGCGGCGGAGGAGGCGCTGCGGGAGCCCAGGGCTTCCCGGTTGCAGCTTGTGCTTGACGCCGGGCGTGCCGCCGTGGACGCCACGCTGGCGCTGCTCGGGCGAAAGGCCTGAAGACGTCGGCCCATCCGGGGAAGGGGGAGAGCGCCGCGTTCCGGCCGTGTGCGCGAACGCGGTGCCTTTTTGTTGAGCGAACAGCGCTTTCGATATGTGGTAGGCCTTGTTGCCGCCGCCGCCGGGCTTCTCGTGTTGTGGCGGCTCAGGGCCGTGGTGACGCCGTTCGTGCTGGCCCTGGTGCTGGCGTACCTGCTGGAGCCCCTGGTGACCCTCCTGGAGAGGCGACAGGTCCCGCGCGGCGCGGCCATCCTTACGGTGTACCTGGCCCTGGGGCTTCTCGTCGCGCTCTTGTGGGTCAGCGTCGTGCCCTCCATCTCGGCGGAGGTCGACAACCTGGCGCGCCAGCTTCCCGCCCAGCGCGAGCAGTGGGATGCCATGGTGCGGCAGTGGTCCCAGCGCCTGCGCTTCGACTCCCTGCCCCCGGTGGTGTCCCGGGCCGCAGATGCCTTGGTCGGTCAGGTCGAACGCCTGCTGGAGGCGCTCGCCGCCCGGGTAGGGGGCCTGCTGGTCGCGACGGTCTCCCACGCGCTGAACCTCGTGCTCACCCCCGTCCTCGCCTACTACATCCTGAAGGACCGGGAACGGCTGGCCCGGGGCATCCTGGCGCTCGTCCCACCCTGTCACCGCCGGCACGTGGTCGACCTTGCGCTCAACATCGACAACACCCTGGCGTCCGTCATCCGGGGGCAGCTCATCGTCTCCATGTCGGTGGGGGCGCTGGTGGCGGTGGGCTTGATGGTGCTGAAGGTTCCCTACGCCCTGCTGCTGGGGCTCGTGACCGGGCTTCTCGACATCGTGCCGTACTTCGGCCCGGTGGCGGCCGGCGTTCCCATCGTGGCGCTCTCGTTGGCGAAGGGCCCCATGACCGCGCTGTGGGCCGCGGGGCTGCTGGTGGCCGCCAATCAGCTTGAGGGGGCGTGGCTGCAGCCCAAGGTGATGAGCCGGTCGGCGGGGCTGCACCCCCTGGTGGTGATCGGGGCGGTGCTGACGGGCGCCGAACTGGCCGGCGTGATCGGCATGCTGGTGGCCGTGCCGGCGACGTCGGTGGCGCGCGACGTCCTGCGCTTCTTCATGGGGGGCC belongs to Bacillota bacterium and includes:
- a CDS encoding cysteine desulfurase family protein; this encodes MGEVIYLDNAASMPMCEQARSAMLEVIARGLDAANPSSPHRPGQSVRRLIDESRETAAELLGASPGEILFTSGGTESANLGLIGAARAMRREQGRHGVVVSSIEHHAVLEAAAHLEEEGFAVERAACDGRGVVTPDAVAYALDRLAARGARPAVVAVMLANNEVGTLQPVAQIAEVARRAGALMLTDAVQGPFCEALDVRRLGCQVMALSAHKFGGPKGAGLLYVERGVPFDPILFGGGQERMLRPGTENVAGIAGMAAALSWARESREAIEAHKRALEERLLSRLFREVAGLEVNGAGAPRVPGLVSLYVPGVEAETLLVELDMNGVACSYGAACTAGSLVPSHVLRAMGLPEGRVRSSIRVSIGPFNTPDEINEASERIAGAVRRLREAGDRAAAAGVNKP
- a CDS encoding replication-associated recombination protein A — translated: MTKDHQGQPDLFGGAAPDPEARRQPLAARMRPRTLDELVGQESIIGPGTPLRRAIEADRLHHSIILWGPPGSGKTSLAQVIAESTRAHFETLSAVLAGVADIRRVVAEARRRRAAGRRTILFIDEIHRFNRAQQDALLPHVEDGTITLIGATTENPFFEVVGPLLSRARVFRLNPLEPAHIRQILERALKDRERGLGRLTVRLSPEALEYLALSAEGDARSALNALELAVDSAAAAGVAEQAVVVDLEAARQAMQRRSPRYDRTGDEHYDTISAFIKSVRGSDPDAALFWLAKMVRAGEDPRFIMRRLLILAAEDVGLADPQAIVVTAACARALEWVGLPEAQYHLALATLYLALAPKSNSTGAYFSALADLEEHGQFSVPDHLKDANRDAEAAGHGQGYLYPHDFPQHWVQQLYLPEALKGRRYYHPGDQGAEPHLFEGLLKRQKPSKAGPPRAPDQAR
- a CDS encoding AI-2E family transporter → MRERGAFLLSEQRFRYVVGLVAAAAGLLVLWRLRAVVTPFVLALVLAYLLEPLVTLLERRQVPRGAAILTVYLALGLLVALLWVSVVPSISAEVDNLARQLPAQREQWDAMVRQWSQRLRFDSLPPVVSRAADALVGQVERLLEALAARVGGLLVATVSHALNLVLTPVLAYYILKDRERLARGILALVPPCHRRHVVDLALNIDNTLASVIRGQLIVSMSVGALVAVGLMVLKVPYALLLGLVTGLLDIVPYFGPVAAGVPIVALSLAKGPMTALWAAGLLVAANQLEGAWLQPKVMSRSAGLHPLVVIGAVLTGAELAGVIGMLVAVPATSVARDVLRFFMGGRGSGAEETAPARADVPARAPEPGTPAAEGGPSPLPQG
- the mnmA gene encoding tRNA 2-thiouridine(34) synthase MnmA; translated protein: MSARPRVVVAMSGGVDSSVAAALLVREGFDVIGVTLQIWPEGMKPPGRHVGCCSLDAVTDARRVADRLGIAYYVFNFQDVFAESVIGPFTRAYLQGRTPNPCVWCNERVKFGALADRAVQLGAQALATGHYARVEQDPQSGRYLLLRPKDRRKDQTYALWPLTQAQLQRVLFPLAPYTKEEVRELARALRLPVASKPESQEICFIPDGDYRRYLLENAPEARQPGEIVDTSGRVLGEHDGVAFFTVGQRKGLGLAAGRPLYVVDIDPVRRRVVVGERTEAEAWGLEASGVNWIAVPGLYGPMRVEARIRRTAADAAAIIEPVDAPDPKSRVRCLFDSPQWAVTPGQSVVWYRDDVVVGGAIISRALKAVESAAHTTPVEASASK